One part of the Ziziphus jujuba cultivar Dongzao chromosome 2, ASM3175591v1 genome encodes these proteins:
- the LOC107417751 gene encoding putative disease resistance protein RGA3 encodes MAEAVLFNIIGRILGKLGSGAIQEMGSIWGVKDELRKLQKSMSAIKAVILDAEEKRFSNHQVRDWLQKLEDVVYEADDLVDELNTEALRRKVMSRNNQMAKKVRVFFSSSNQLAFRVKMAKKIKVIGEILDEIRANRSFYLMENMEEKTVSHSGRETHSFAREEEVIGRDEDKVEILKLLLDLGFEENVSIISIVGMGGLGKTTLAQLVFNDEMVQKHFELKIWVCVSDVFDFKLIIEKIIKSAMNNCPNNLDNLEMDQLQNQLREELEGKRYLLVLDDVWNEDRVKWLNLNSLLMGGAGGSKVLVTTRSEKVVKITHAQPYYLMGLDKDKSWSLFKRMAFEQGQEPQNPSIIEMGMEIVEKCGGVPLAIRAIGSTLYLKNPETEWLSFKNNELAKTSELESDVLQALELSYKHLPSHLKHCFGYCALFPKDFHIDVQMLIKLWMAQGFIKSMHQNQCLEDVGYGYFMDLLWRSFFQEAKKDDWGAIRSCKMHDLMHDLAIRVAGTSSCRLNESMENFYESTRHVSFDFELSKPLRIPASSIEKSKIRTFLLPKQRYEERLNVPNFDELWSNFKFLRMLDLNSLHIKILPNSLGKLKHLRYLNLSYNKIELLPSSITRLQNLQTLILSGCKKLLSLPIDMNKLISLRHLEMYECWSLTHMPRGLGELTALQTLDQFVVVENSIVVRDSGGLGELSLLNNLRGELSIKNLGHGKYTALKSKDANLKEKQHLHSLRLVWKNEDCGYTSGILEGDEISLDGLQPHSNLKSLKVEYFMGQRVAGWLSLLANLVKLYLIGCKNCLHLPPLDRLPSLKELKLLSLTSLQYVSDRDGAGSTHGELFPSSPCLATPFFPSLVKLEIRDCPNLWGWWRDIDDLDEDFESMIEYQNITSFPCLSYLTIESCPDLTFLPLFPHLESLSLTNTSSKPFLRTMMMMNDITEAAATSTPAMSISTSVSPSPATSSSSSPLSKLKYLVISNIEDIEHLPQEICNLSSLELIHLSECPNLASLPDEICSLSSVWIFQIGQCPKLTRWPSSYQPSLPIWHHF; translated from the coding sequence ATGGCGGAAGCGGTTCTCTTCAACATCATCGGTAGAATCCTCGGGAAGTTGGGTTCGGGAGCGATTCAAGAAATGGGGTCAATTTGGGGGGTGAAAGATGAGCTTCGGAAGCTTCAAAAATCCATGTCCGCTATTAAAGCTGTAATTTTGGACGCAGAGGAGAAAAGGTTCAGCAACCATCAAGTCAGAGATTGGCTCCAGAAGCTTGAAGACGTCGTGTACGAAGCAGATGACTTGGTTGACGAATTAAACACCGAAGCTTTGCGGCGAAAAGTGATGTCTAGGAATAATCAAATGGCGAAGAAGGTACGTGTTTTCTTCTCCAGCTCAAACCAGCTTGCTTTTCGGGTAAAGATGGCTAAAAAGATTAAAGTGATTGGAGAGATATTAGATGAGATTAGAGCTAATAGGAGCTTTTACTTAATGGAGAATATGGAGGAGAAAACTGTGTCTCATAGTGGGAGAGAGACTCACTCGTTTGCTAGGGAAGAAGAAGTTATTGGGAGGGATGAAGATAAGGTGGAAATACTGAAGCTTTTGTTGGATTTGGGATTTGAAGAGAATGTTTCGATTATATCTATTGTTGGAATGGGCGGACTAGGAAAGACTACACTTGCCCAACTGGTTTTCAATGATGAGATGGTTCAAAAGCATTTTGAGCTGAAAATTTGGGTTTGTGTGTCTGATGTGtttgattttaaattgatcATCGAAAAGATTATTAAATCTGCGATGAATAATTGTCCAAATAATCTTGATAATCTTGAGATGGATCAATTGCAAAATCAGCTTAGAGAAGAATTAGAGGGGAAGAGATACCTACTTGTTCTAGATGATGTGTGGAATGAAGATCGAGTAAAATGGCTTAATTTGAACAGCTTGTTAATGGGTGGTGCAGGAGGTAGTAAAGTGTTGGTTACTACGAGGAGTGAGAAGGTTGTTAAGATAACGCATGCTCAACCATATTATTTGATGGGTTTGGACAAAGACAAGTCTTGGTCTTTGTTTAAGAGAATGGCATTTGAGCAAGGACAAGAGCCTCAGAATCCAAGTATTATAGAAATGGGAATGGAGATTGTGGAAAAGTGCGGGGGAGTTCCTCTTGCCATAAGGGCAATAGGGAGTACACTGTATCTCAAGAATCCAGAAACTGAATGGTTATCCTTTAAGAATAATGAACTTGCCAAAACAAGTGAATTAGAAAGTGATGTCTTGCAGGCACTCGAGCTGAGTTACAAGCATCTTCCCTCACATTTGAAacattgttttggatattgTGCATTGTTTCCAAAAGATTTTCATATTGATGTTCAAATGTTGATAAAACTTTGGATGGCACAAGGATTTATTAAGTCCATGCACCAAAACCAATGTTTAGAAGATGTTGGTTATGGGTATTTTATGGACCTACTTTGGAGGTCCTTCTTTCAAGAAGCGAAAAAGGATGATTGGGGTGCTATAAGGAGCTGTAAAATGCATGATCTAATGCATGATCTTGCAATTAGGGTAGCAGGGACCAGCAGTTGCCGGTTAAATGAAAGTATGgagaatttttatgaaagcACTCGTCATGTATCGTTTGATTTTGAATTAAGTAAACCATTGCGAATTCCAGCATCTTCAATTGAGAAAAGCAAGATAAGGACATTCCTTTTACCCAAGCAACGGTATGAAGAAAGATTGAACGTGCCAAATTTTGATGAACTGTGGTCCAACTTTAAATTTTTGCGGATGTTGGATTTGAATAGTTTGCATATCAAGATATTGCCAAATAGTTTGGGGAAACTCAAACATTTGAGATATCTTAATCTTTCATATAACAAAATTGAGCTGCTTCCAAGTTCTATAACTAGATTGCAGAATTTACAAACACTAATTCTCTCTGGTTGTAAAAAGCTTTTGAGTCTGCCTATAGATATGAATAAATTGATAAGCTTGAGGCATCTTGAGATGTATGAATGCTGGAGTTTGACTCATATGCCACGTGGACTTGGTGAATTGACTGCTCTTCAAACATTAGATCAGTTTGTTGTAGTTGAGAATTCTATTGTGGTAAGGGATAGTGGTGGGCTTGGTGAGCTGAGCCTCCTTAACAACTTAAGAGGAGAGTTGTCCATCAAGAACTTGGGACATGGGAAATACACGGCGTTGAAATCAAAGGATGCAAACTTAAAGGAGAAACAACATCTTCATAGCTTGCGGCTGGTATGGAAAAACGAAGATTGCGGTTATACAAGTGGTATTTTGGAGGGTGATGAAATATCATTAGATGGACTGCAGCCACATTCAAATCTAAAATCACTTAAAGTGGAATACTTCATGGGTCAGAGGGTTGCAGGTTGGCTTTCTTTGCTCGCTAATCTTGTTAAGTTGTATTTAATTGGTTGCAAAAATTGCCTACATCTCCCTCCATTGGATCGGTTACCTTCTCTCAAGGAACTTAAGCTGTTATCATTGACTTCTCTCCAGTATGTATCAGACAGAGATGGGGCTGGAAGTACACATGGGGAGTTATTTCCTTCGTCGCCATGTTTGGCAACACCATTTTTCCCATCCCTAGTAAAACTAGAAATTAGGGATTGCCCTAATCTATGGGGATGGTGGAGGGATATTGATGACTTAGATGAAGATTTTGAATCAATGATTGAGTATCAAAATATAACTTCTTTCCCATGTCTTTCTTATCTAACCATAGAAAGTTGTCCAGACCTAACTTTCTTGCCACTGTTTCCACATCTTGAAAGCCTGAGTCTTACAAATACTAGCTCCAAGCCTTTTCTAAggacaatgatgatgatgaatgaTATTACAGAAGCAGCAGCAACTTCAACACCCGCAATGTCAATCTCTACGTCTGTTTCTCCCTCACCTGCcacttcctcctcctcctctccTCTCTCCAAGTTGAAGTACTTGGTCATTTCAAATATCGAGGATATAGAACACTTGCCACAGGAAATATGCAACCTCTCATCTCTTGAGCTTATTCATTTGTCGGAATGTCCCAATTTGGCATCATTGCCAGATGAAATATGCAGCCTCTCATCGGTTTGGATCTTTCAAATTGGGCAATGCCCCAAGTTGACACGTTGGCCATCCTCTTATCAGCCTAGTTTGCCAATTTGGCATCACTTCTGA
- the LOC107417781 gene encoding ubiquitin carboxyl-terminal hydrolase 24, translated as MSDSKLFVFGSFTEDETKSLLVKHASRDSKKPAEKKVLQFGSLNFVAEKSLDSFEGQSSTKQNNLEGKTQFQSSDFLTKNNEVKCVKTADDNSSGAFASPKENGYVSDSTHVSPGCNGVKEAVTDTVDLTSSLEFQKNDGLLNKFSHLELHHEEQNGSVDNLSVSLSDEELRKASNGPVKVCKNLLPRGLVNSGNLCFLNATLQALLSCSPFVQLLQEIQTQNIPKVGYPTLTAFVEFVSEFEMPLGGNSKKTETNILDVGMPFRPAMFEAVLKKFTPDVPSSISGRPRQEDAQEFLSFIMDQMHDELLKHEGQSSSIRGSKSSLVSSAEDDEWETVGRRNRSAVTRTQSFVPSELSAIFGGQLRSLVKARGTKASATVQPFLLLHLDIYPQAVCTIEDALKLFSAPETLEGYRTSATGKAGIVAASKSIKIQSLSKIMILHLMRFSYGSQGSTKLHKPVHFPLEFVLGRELLVSPSAEGRRYELVATITHHGREPSKGHYTADARYKNGQWLRFDDASVTAISASKVLHDQAYVLFYKQL; from the exons ATGAGTGATTCTAAG TTGTTTGTATTTGGGTCATTTACTGAAGATGAGACCAAGTCATTGCTGGTCAAGCATGCATCCAGGGATTCTAAGAAGCCTGCGGAGAAGAAAGTATTGCAATTTGGCTCTTTAAATTTCGTTGCTGAAAAATCTTTGGATAGTTTTGAAGGTCAATCAAGCACAAAGCAGAATAATTTGGAAGGAAAGACTCAATTTCAATCTTCAGATTTTCTGACGAAGAACAATGAAGTGAAATGTGTGAAAACAGCAGATGATAATTCATCTGGTGCATTTGCATCTCCAaaagagaatggatatgtcagtGACTCAACCCATGTCTCCCCTGGTTGTAATGGTGTGAAAGAGGCTGTAACAGATACTGTGGATCTAACATCATCCTTAGAATTCCAGAAGAATGATGGATTGTTGAATAAATTTTCTCATCTGGAATTACACCATGAAGAGCAAAACGGTAGTGTTGATAATTTATCGGTATCTTTGTCTGATGAAGAACTGAGGAAGGCATCAAATGGGCCGGTCAAAGTTTGTAAAAACTTACTACCACGTGGATTAGTAAACTCGGGGAATTTGTGCTTTCTCAATGCAACTCTGCAGGCTCTGCTATCCTGTTCTCCTTTTGTGCAGCTTCTGCAGGAGATACAAACTCAGAACATCCCCAAG GTTGGCTATCCGACTTTGACTGCATTTGTGGAGTTTGTCTCTGAATTTGAAATGCCACTTGGTGGAAACTCAAAGAAGACAGAGACCAATATTCTTGATGTTGGTATGCCTTTTCGCCCTGCCATGTTTGAAGCAGTTCTAAAAAAGTTTACTCCAGACGTTCCAAGTAGTATCTCAGGCAGGCCAAG ACAGGAAGATGCTCAAGAGTTTTTAAGCTTCATTATGGATCAAATGCATGATGAGTTACTTAAGCATGAAGGACAATCCTCAAGCATTCGTGGCAGTAAATCATCTCTAGTTTCTTCAGCAGAAGATGATGAATGGGAGACAGTTGGTCGAAGGAACAGATCTGCAGTGACAAGGACACAAAGTTTTGTTCCCTCAGAACTAAGTGCTATATTTGGAGGACAACTGAGAAGTTTGGTGAAGGCAAGAG GAACTAAGGCTTCTGCTACTGTTCAACCATTTTTATTGCTCCATCTTGATATTTACCCTCAAGCTGTATGCACCATAGAGGATGCACTTAAGTTGTTTTCTGCACCAGAGACTCTTGAAGGGTATCGGACATCAGCAACTGGGAAG GCTGGTATTGTAGCAGCTAgtaaatcaatcaaaatccaGTCCCTTTCGAAGATCATGATACTGCACTTGATGCGTTTTAGTTATGGAAGCCAAGGAAGCACTAAGCTGCATAAGCCTGTCCATTTTCCTCTTGAATTTGTACTGGGCCGTGAGTTGCTTGTTTCTCCATCTGCTGAG GGTCGTAGATATGAACTTGTTGCTACAATAACTCACCATGGGAGAGAGCCTTCAAAAGGGCATTATACTGCTGATGCACGCTATAAGAATGGCCAGTGGTTACGGTTTGATGATGCATCTGTCACTGCAATTAGCGCTAGTAAGGTGTTACATGACCAAGCATATGTCCTCTTCTATAAACAATTATAG
- the LOC107417785 gene encoding protein EARLY RESPONSIVE TO DEHYDRATION 15, with protein sequence MALVAGRSSSLNPNAPLFVPAAFRQVEDFSSEWWELVKTSAWFHEYWLSQHPEDEFDGSADAVDVADMIPETFVQDDEVELAYLEVELEELALSSEAKGKTDLADSDKKNGRMPTNGLEMDARTILKDLTVTKSPKERGPRSPRGPAKYREKAVQYVSPKCSPRRIQQPR encoded by the exons ATGGCATTAGTAGCTGGAAGAAGTTCTTCACTGAATCCTAATGCGCCTCTCTTTGTTCCTGCTGCATTCCGTCAAGTGGAAGATTTCTCTTCTGAGTGGTGGGAATTAGTGAAAACCTCAGCTTGGTTTCATGAATACTGGTTGAGCCAACATCCCGAGGATGAGTTTGATGGCAGTGCTGATGCTGTTGATGTTGCTGATATGATTCCGGAGACTTTTGTTCAAGATGATGAAGTAGAGCTCGCTTACTTGGAAGTTGAGCTGGAAGAATTGGCCTTATCATCTGAAGCTAAAGGAAAAACTGATTTGGCAGATTCTGACAAGAAAAATGGAAGGATGCCTACTAATG GTCTTGAAATGGATGCTAGAACCATCTTGAAGGATCTGACAGTAACAAAATCACCAAAAGAAAGAGGTCCCAGGTCCCCACGAGGACCTGCAAAATACCGTGAGAAGGCAGTTCAGTATGTGAGCCCTAAATGCAGCCCCCGAAGGATTCAACAACCTCGTTGA
- the LOC107417795 gene encoding protein JINGUBANG, with translation MNPTVIEIKPSTPLLAAASIASPSTSSVSSTSSETDETPPTSGRFELQDVKYNFPCIPISMSSSYRSLAVLSGHIGSVSSLALCGEFILSASQGKDIIVWQQPDLKLFTKFGQGDGSVKALVSVGNKVFTAHQDSRIRVWKVSRRSENVFRLVDTLPTTKDYLGKFMKQSNYVQTRRHHKRLWIEHADSISCLTVSNGLIYSGSWDKTLKVWRISDLKCLESIKAHDDAINGLVACKGIVYSASADGKIKAWGKDGKISHSLKGILEGHKDVSFNSVIVSEDSKWVYGGGSDGFVMGWEGIGEFVSWKLVCETKAHQMAVLCMCLVGEFLCSGSADKSIRIWKREPFGKLQKVGVVFGHEGPVKCLQASSYNVGGGFLLYSGGLDKSLRVWWVPKDYSKEEEDVSTIATSDPKSII, from the coding sequence ATGAATCCAACTGTTATAGAAATCAAACCCTCTACCCCATTATTGGCTGCAGCATCAATAGCAAGTCCTAGTACTAGCAGTGTTAGCAGCACGAGCAGTGAAACCGATGAAACCCCACCAACATCTGGACGTTTTGAGCTCCAagatgttaaatataattttccttGTATACCCATTTCCATGTCAAGCTCGTATAGATCATTGGCTGTTCTTTCAGGTCATATTGGCTCTGTTTCTTCTTTAGCTCTGTGCGGTGAATTCATTCTCAGTGCATCACAGGGGAAAGATATCATAGTTTGGCAACAGCCTGATTTGAAGCTTTTCACCAAGTTCGGACAAGGTGATGGATCGGTGAAAGCGCTTGTTTCTGTCGGGAACAAGGTTTTCACAGCCCACCAAGACAGCAGGATAAGAGTTTGGAAGGTTTCGAGGAGATCGGAGAATGTTTTCAGGCTTGTTGATACGCTTCCGACAACTAAGGACTATTTGGGGAAGTTCATGAAGCAGAGCAATTATGTCCAAACTCGAAGACACCACAAGCGTTTGTGGATTGAACATGCTGATAGCATATCTTGCTTGACAGTCTCTAATGGGTTGATTTATTCTGGGTCTTGGGATAAGACTCTGAAGGTATGGAGGATATCGGATTTGAAGTGTTTAGAATCGATTAAAGCTCATGATGATGCCATTAATGGTTTGGTGGCATGTAAAGGGATTGTGTATTCTGCTTCTGCTGATGGAAAGATTAAAGCTTGGGGTAAAGATGGTAAAATTTCACACTCTCTGAAGGGTATTTTGGAAGGTCACAAAGATGTTTCTTTTAATTCTGTGATAGTTTCTGAGGATAGTAAATGGGTTTATGGTGGTGGATCAGATGGGTTTGTGATGGGTTGGGAAGGGATTGGTGAATTTGTTAGTTGGAAGCTGGTTTGTGAGACAAAAGCACATCAAATGGCTGTTTTGTGTATGTGCTTGGTTGGGGAGTTTCTCTGCAGTGGATCTGCAGATAAAAGTATAAGGATATGGAAGAGAGAGCCTTTTGGTAAACTTCAGAAAGTTGGGGTTGTTTTTGGTCATGAAGGGCCAGTAAAATGTTTGCAAGCTTCATCATACAATGTTGGTGGTGGATTTTTGCTGTATAGTGGAGGCCTTGATAAGAGCTTGAGAGTTTGGTGGGTTCCAAAGGACTACTCCAAAGAAGAAGAGGATGTTTCTACAATAGCAACTTCAGATCCAAAGTCTATCATTTAG